The stretch of DNA CACTTATGGGAGGAGATTGGCCAAGCTGCCTTCGAATTGCTCATGAAACAAATGAACCCCGACGAGCGGCGGCGGACCGCTAGGAGTTCGGAACACCGAGTGATGCCCGTTGGCTGGGATGCGGGTAAATCACTGGCAGCTGTCGAAGAAAGGAGGGGATAGGGCAACTGGATAGTTTTTCGATGGATATCCTCGTGAAGGACTTTTTGGAATCGACCGGTCAAGGCGCACAGTGATAGCGCTTTTTACTTCATGTTTTTCTACTCGATATTGGGAGAACGGTGATGATTTCAACAAGAATGTTTTGGTGTGCTGGATGTTTTGCAATGTATGGCTCATCCGAAAAAATCTGACACACAGCAACGAAAGTACAGCCCCTGGAGGAGTTCTGGTCGCTTCGCCATGGATTGCAGCTTTCGTTGGGTGAGTTGTTTGAGTTCGTCTTTGGTTTTTGCTCGGTGACTCTTCAGTTCGTGATGTTTCAGATGGTTCCAAACTTTCTCATCGGGGTTCCAGTCCGGCGAATAGCTGGGAAGGTAAAACGTATGCAGGCGTGGCTGGCTCTCGATGTAAGCTTTGGTCTTCTGCGATGTATGCGGCTTGGCTTGATCCATGACGACCACCAGATGGCGACAAGGATGATGTCGCATCATCTGTGCCAGAAATTGGATGACCTCCTTGGAAGCAATCCATTTGTCGAGCAGGCGAAATGAAAGATCAGCTAGCTATACAAGTTCAATCGCAGCGCGCGGACGCTCGCTCACGTCCCATGACGGCCCCTCGCGCTGTGCGCTTTTTTTATTTCTCTAGAAAGGAGCTTCTATGTCTATGAATCGTGTGCATGTATCCGGGGTCGCTGGATCGTTTATTTCGTGTTGGTATGATGATCATGTTGGATGCCTTAATCGGCTTCGTTTCAGTTCTCGTCCAACTGAAGTGACCCCAATTGCATCTGCGAGGCGAC from Pirellulales bacterium encodes:
- a CDS encoding transposase, which gives rise to MMRHHPCRHLVVVMDQAKPHTSQKTKAYIESQPRLHTFYLPSYSPDWNPDEKVWNHLKHHELKSHRAKTKDELKQLTQRKLQSMAKRPELLQGLYFRCCVSDFFG